The Alphaproteobacteria bacterium SS10 genome includes a region encoding these proteins:
- a CDS encoding glutamate 5-kinase, whose product MHRLDAAKRLVVKIGSALLVDPESGELRAEWLHSLAADIAAARAAKRDVIIVSSGAVALGRRLLGLPSGRLKLEEKQAAAAAGQVLLAHHYQASLAKHDVAAAQLLLTPDDTEDRRRHLNARATLSTLLQLGAVPVINENDTVATSELRFGDNDRLAARVAQMCGADTLVLLSDVAGLYEQSPHKDPNAAKVTHIDKITREIDGMAGAALPGDSSGGMVTKIAAAKIATAAGCHVLLGDGKRLNPLQQFMTATAEVDGYSWFEATAEPSTARKRWIAGHVTVGGAVHLDAGAVRALRDGRSLLPAGVARVEGPFERGDVVRVLDPDGVELGRGLIAYSDGDAARIAGHQSREIEDILGFAGREELIHRDDLVLATNT is encoded by the coding sequence ATGCATCGCCTCGATGCCGCTAAGCGGCTTGTGGTCAAGATCGGCTCCGCCCTGCTGGTTGATCCAGAGAGTGGCGAGCTGCGCGCCGAATGGCTGCATAGCCTAGCTGCCGATATCGCAGCGGCGCGCGCTGCCAAACGAGATGTGATCATCGTCTCATCCGGTGCGGTTGCCCTTGGCCGTCGATTGCTTGGCCTACCATCCGGACGGCTGAAACTTGAGGAGAAGCAGGCCGCCGCAGCGGCTGGTCAGGTCCTCCTAGCTCACCATTATCAGGCCAGCCTCGCCAAACATGACGTCGCTGCTGCACAACTTCTGCTGACCCCTGACGACACCGAGGATCGCCGACGGCATCTGAACGCCCGGGCCACCCTCTCAACCCTTCTGCAATTGGGTGCGGTGCCAGTGATCAACGAGAACGATACCGTGGCCACCTCCGAACTCCGCTTCGGCGACAATGACCGGTTGGCAGCCAGGGTCGCACAGATGTGCGGGGCCGATACCCTAGTGCTGTTGAGCGATGTCGCCGGGCTTTATGAGCAGAGCCCCCACAAGGACCCCAACGCCGCCAAAGTCACCCATATTGACAAGATCACCCGAGAGATCGATGGCATGGCCGGTGCTGCCCTCCCCGGCGACAGTAGCGGCGGTATGGTGACCAAGATTGCTGCCGCCAAGATCGCCACAGCGGCCGGGTGCCATGTGCTACTCGGCGATGGTAAACGCCTAAACCCGCTACAGCAGTTTATGACCGCCACTGCGGAGGTTGATGGCTATAGCTGGTTTGAAGCGACCGCCGAGCCGTCCACCGCCCGCAAGCGTTGGATCGCAGGCCATGTCACCGTAGGTGGGGCTGTCCATCTCGACGCTGGGGCTGTGCGCGCCCTCCGTGATGGGCGCAGCCTGCTACCCGCCGGTGTGGCGCGGGTTGAGGGGCCCTTTGAGCGGGGCGATGTTGTGCGCGTGCTTGATCCCGATGGGGTTGAGCTTGGTCGTGGCCTAATTGCCTATAGCGATGGCGATGCCGCGCGGATCGCTGGACACCAAAGCCGCGAGATCGAAGACATTCTGGGCTTTGCCGGGCGGGAAGAGCTGATCCACCGCGACGACCTCGTGCTGGCGACCAACACATAG
- a CDS encoding HAD family phosphatase: protein MPIKAILWDCDGTLVDSEPLHKQCIRAVANQFGANITGEDVDRFLGRTTQAIWDYLHSEQGLTLTYDEWCEEVHRYYEAHVHEVVKPRPGVESQILLFAAMGLRQAIVSNSTRRMVDASSLVIGPRNLLEFSISVDDVSKPKPDPEPYFRAALRMMLPPNQCLVMEDSPTGARAGKAAGMQVMAWPQVDDLIYDEVDYITDDLTTPDWVRILRRRRKPKPLIARSLAAGIPNTPPEDGDDGPDPKEGEEHPTAAPKEE from the coding sequence ATGCCAATCAAAGCCATCCTTTGGGACTGCGACGGCACCTTGGTCGATAGCGAGCCCCTACACAAACAATGCATCAGGGCTGTCGCCAATCAGTTTGGCGCCAACATCACCGGCGAAGACGTGGACCGCTTCCTGGGCCGCACCACCCAAGCGATCTGGGACTACCTCCATTCCGAACAGGGCCTGACACTGACCTACGACGAATGGTGCGAAGAGGTGCATCGATATTACGAGGCCCATGTGCATGAGGTGGTGAAGCCACGACCGGGGGTCGAGAGCCAAATCCTGCTCTTCGCCGCCATGGGGCTTCGCCAGGCGATTGTCTCGAACAGCACACGGCGGATGGTTGATGCCAGCAGCCTGGTTATCGGGCCGCGCAACTTACTCGAATTCTCAATCAGCGTGGATGATGTCTCAAAGCCGAAGCCGGACCCCGAGCCATATTTCCGTGCAGCCTTGCGCATGATGTTGCCACCCAATCAATGCCTGGTGATGGAAGATAGCCCCACCGGCGCCCGGGCGGGTAAGGCGGCCGGTATGCAGGTCATGGCCTGGCCCCAGGTCGATGACCTGATCTATGACGAGGTGGATTACATCACGGATGATCTCACCACCCCTGATTGGGTACGTATCTTACGGCGACGCCGGAAGCCCAAGCCGTTGATCGCGCGATCACTCGCCGCCGGTATTCCCAACACACCGCCAGAAGATGGTGATGATGGCCCGGACCCCAAAGAAGGGGAAGAGCACCCCACAGCAGCGCCAAAGGAGGAGTGA
- the pepN gene encoding aminopeptidase N, with the protein MAAERLATTPAPPQPIYLKDYAPPAFIIERVDLDFKLYDDHALITNKMVLKRNPMAADQPNTLRLDGEELDLLWVKRDGELLDPEDYKLSDSALRLENVADQITLEILTRTKPQDNTRLEGLYQSSGNFCTQCEAEGFRRITYFLDRPDVLTRFTTRIEADRDTCPVLLGNGNLIEEGSADAARHYAIWDDPHPKPSYLFALVAGNLVEISDRFTTQSGRDIRLGIYVEPGNEDKTAHAMEALKNSMRWDEEAYGREYDLDVFNIVAVGDFNMGAMENKGLNIFNTKYVLASAETATDADYEGVESVIAHEYFHNWSGNRVTCRDWFQLTLKEGFTVFRDQQFSADQGDPAVKRISDVQGLRAAQFPEDAGPLAHPIQPASYIEINNFYTATVYEKGAEVIRMLHTLVGPAAFRKGTDLYFERHDGQAVTCEDFIAAIEDASETDLTQFRRWYHQAGTPEVKARGEYDEKAQRYTLTFEQSVPETPVNAPREPLQIPVRMGLVAPNGFDMPLRVDGDEEDNVHSGATERVLTLTEASQSFTFTDVPVPPVPSLFRGFSAPVRVDLPVDDAQLTLLGSSDVDPFNRWEAGQTLASRVMLRQITHGTEPTAANEGAVIDLFKANLAAPEAAHRFSAMLLTLPSEGYLAQLVEEIEPSRIHEVREHLRTALAESFESQWYSLYDRLSADATPRPHMAQIGRRKLRNIALNYLFGLPDGHGIALAKRQYQLADNMTDRLSALSLLVDSGGPEADAALADFHQTWRHDQLVVDKWFMIQGRSTHPDTLNRVRTLMDHPDFNLKNPNRLRSLIGAFAAGNPLHFHAADGSGYKLLIDVVIELNAINPQTAARLLSPMRQWRRYEPTRREMMSGELTRLLDQPDLSPDVFEVASKSLKG; encoded by the coding sequence ATGGCCGCCGAACGCCTTGCCACCACACCCGCACCACCACAGCCGATTTATCTGAAGGACTACGCGCCGCCGGCCTTCATCATTGAGCGGGTCGATCTCGACTTTAAGCTCTATGACGACCATGCGCTGATCACCAATAAGATGGTGCTGAAGCGGAACCCAATGGCCGCCGATCAGCCCAACACGCTGCGACTGGATGGTGAGGAGCTTGACCTCCTATGGGTTAAGCGCGATGGGGAGCTTCTGGACCCTGAGGATTACAAGCTGAGTGATAGCGCGCTGCGGCTTGAGAACGTGGCCGATCAGATCACCCTAGAAATCCTGACCCGCACCAAGCCCCAGGACAACACCAGGCTTGAAGGCCTGTACCAGTCCTCTGGCAATTTCTGCACCCAATGCGAGGCCGAGGGCTTTCGGCGGATTACCTATTTCCTCGACCGCCCGGATGTTCTGACCCGTTTCACAACTCGGATTGAAGCGGACCGTGACACCTGTCCGGTCCTACTAGGCAACGGCAATCTGATTGAAGAGGGCAGCGCCGATGCCGCCCGGCATTACGCCATTTGGGATGATCCGCACCCGAAGCCCAGCTATCTGTTTGCCCTGGTTGCCGGGAACTTGGTTGAGATTTCGGATCGGTTTACGACCCAGTCTGGTCGGGATATCCGCCTTGGTATCTATGTCGAGCCAGGCAATGAGGATAAGACCGCCCACGCTATGGAAGCGCTGAAAAACTCCATGCGCTGGGATGAAGAAGCCTATGGCCGTGAATACGATTTGGACGTGTTCAACATCGTGGCGGTTGGCGACTTCAACATGGGGGCCATGGAGAATAAGGGCCTGAACATCTTCAACACGAAGTACGTGCTAGCCAGCGCTGAGACCGCCACCGATGCGGATTATGAGGGCGTGGAAAGCGTTATCGCCCATGAGTACTTCCACAATTGGAGCGGCAACCGCGTCACCTGTCGGGATTGGTTTCAGCTCACCCTGAAGGAAGGCTTCACCGTCTTCCGTGATCAGCAATTCTCCGCTGATCAAGGCGACCCGGCCGTAAAGCGGATCAGCGATGTGCAGGGCCTCCGCGCGGCACAGTTCCCAGAGGATGCGGGCCCCCTCGCCCATCCGATCCAGCCCGCCAGCTATATTGAGATAAACAACTTCTACACCGCCACGGTGTATGAGAAGGGTGCGGAGGTCATCCGTATGCTGCACACCCTGGTTGGGCCAGCAGCCTTCCGCAAGGGTACCGATCTGTACTTCGAGCGGCATGATGGCCAGGCGGTGACCTGCGAAGATTTCATCGCGGCCATTGAGGATGCGAGCGAGACCGACCTCACCCAGTTCCGCCGCTGGTACCACCAGGCTGGCACACCAGAGGTAAAGGCGCGCGGCGAGTATGATGAGAAGGCGCAGCGCTACACCCTGACGTTTGAGCAATCCGTGCCCGAGACGCCAGTCAACGCGCCGCGTGAGCCGCTGCAGATACCTGTCCGCATGGGTCTGGTCGCCCCCAATGGCTTTGACATGCCGTTGCGGGTGGACGGTGACGAAGAAGACAACGTCCACAGTGGCGCGACAGAGCGTGTGCTGACGCTGACCGAAGCCAGCCAGAGCTTTACCTTCACCGATGTGCCAGTGCCGCCGGTGCCGTCCCTCTTCCGCGGCTTCTCAGCGCCGGTCCGTGTCGATTTGCCGGTCGATGATGCCCAACTGACCTTGCTGGGCAGTAGTGATGTGGACCCGTTCAACCGGTGGGAGGCCGGGCAGACCTTGGCCAGCCGTGTCATGCTGCGCCAAATCACCCATGGGACCGAACCGACCGCCGCCAATGAAGGCGCGGTGATCGACCTGTTCAAAGCCAACCTCGCAGCACCCGAGGCGGCGCACCGCTTCAGCGCCATGCTGCTGACCCTGCCATCGGAGGGATACCTAGCGCAGCTGGTTGAGGAGATTGAGCCAAGCCGCATCCACGAGGTGCGGGAGCACCTGCGCACCGCCCTGGCAGAGTCATTTGAGAGCCAGTGGTACTCGCTCTATGACCGGCTTAGCGCCGATGCCACGCCGCGCCCGCATATGGCGCAGATTGGGCGCCGCAAACTGCGCAACATTGCCCTGAACTATCTATTTGGCCTCCCCGATGGTCACGGCATTGCCTTGGCCAAGCGACAGTATCAGCTGGCCGATAACATGACGGACCGTTTATCAGCCCTGTCGCTGCTAGTGGATAGCGGCGGCCCAGAGGCTGATGCCGCCCTTGCCGATTTCCACCAAACCTGGCGCCATGATCAGCTGGTGGTTGATAAGTGGTTCATGATCCAGGGCCGCTCTACCCATCCGGATACGCTGAACCGGGTTCGCACCCTGATGGATCATCCGGACTTCAACCTGAAGAACCCAAATCGTCTGCGCTCCCTAATCGGTGCCTTTGCCGCCGGTAACCCGCTGCATTTCCATGCGGCCGATGGCAGTGGCTACAAACTGCTGATCGATGTGGTGATTGAGCTGAATGCCATTAACCCGCAAACGGCGGCGCGGCTGCTATCGCCGATGCGGCAATGGCGTCGCTATGAACCAACAAGGCGGGAAATGATGTCTGGCGAATTGACCAGACTGTTGGACCAGCCCGATCTATCGCCAGACGTGTTTGAAGTCGCGAGCAAAAGCCTCAAGGGCTGA
- a CDS encoding YrhA family protein has protein sequence MSELSHHRDDDPTIPQLLERIAQFAVVQPPAADDEVAAANQALDGIGKFALPEDFAMFLGLANGLNWNGIQLFGTEDVPRPHRNYTVPSLVTANQTPGRGVDGPNQLVIGTTGEETLVIERQPDGSFVYQECERLDGELYRSAATLRRMLTRMIKERMG, from the coding sequence ATGTCTGAGCTCTCGCATCATCGCGATGATGATCCCACCATCCCCCAATTGCTGGAGCGGATTGCCCAGTTTGCCGTGGTCCAACCACCGGCGGCCGATGATGAGGTTGCAGCGGCAAATCAGGCCCTGGATGGTATTGGCAAATTCGCCCTCCCAGAAGACTTTGCGATGTTTCTGGGGTTGGCTAACGGCCTGAACTGGAACGGTATTCAGCTGTTTGGCACCGAAGATGTGCCACGTCCCCATCGCAACTACACGGTGCCGTCACTGGTCACGGCAAACCAAACCCCAGGTCGCGGTGTGGATGGGCCAAATCAACTGGTCATCGGCACCACCGGTGAGGAAACGCTGGTGATTGAACGACAGCCAGATGGCAGCTTTGTCTATCAGGAGTGTGAGCGCTTGGATGGTGAGCTTTATCGCTCCGCTGCCACACTTCGGCGCATGCTGACCCGCATGATCAAAGAGCGCATGGGCTAG